One genomic region from Prunus persica cultivar Lovell chromosome G3, Prunus_persica_NCBIv2, whole genome shotgun sequence encodes:
- the LOC18782281 gene encoding uncharacterized protein LOC18782281 gives MDASDKTKDAKYIAKLLRDVIKEVGPSNVVHIVTDNGSAFVKAGEMMLERYPIYWTPCAAHCIGLIFEDIGKQESVANVINKARKLTNYIYNHGWLLAQMRIFCQADLVRPSSTQFATNYITINNILNKKAELRQLFTSEEWYNSRFSESEEGKRIESQSLIIDFGIPWKECNPSMSLCIASCELLTQRYQYEYETGVGHNKELLSGLQCVFERLNPTGDRGLQAFGAEVINFRDCRKTFRTEMAIKSRKSIPLVEWWNLHGDSAPNLQKIAMLILSQIASSSACEQNWSTFSLIHTKQRNYLAYTRLEKIVFCYYNMKLKLRNEEAEINKVAENDYIDLLDIPGQPSDDDNNPIQQWIMTTHLDDEQGNPDAVIAQHAAQEGVDVDKVISEDVRSGNTSSFERDMLGPRQGQRRPLRDDASASRKESSSNSSDNDGGSNAGSGGNEEGRQYSPFTVEDDFTHATQDEDHGCREAGPGIGPIGKQYSKKRSQPINPSEEDMAISFGSMRIGTRPSTNSNESYDGYGYVMSDYSGTSYGAQDDETYYGLTSWVNPNYPIYGRTVGS, from the exons aTGGATGCTTCAGATAAAACCAAGGATGCAAAGTACATTGCCAAATTGTTGCGGGATGTCATAAAAGAGGTTGGCCCGTCAAATGTTGTTCATATTGTCACCGACAATGGTTCAGCCTTTGTTAAGGCTGGAGAGATGATGCTGGAGCGATACCCTATTTATTGGACTCCTTGTGCTGCACATTGCATTGGTCTAATATTTGAAGATATTGGGAAGCAAGAGTCGGTGGCTAATGTCATAAATAAGGCTAGGAAATTAACCAACTACATTTACAATCATGGTTGGCTATTGGCTCAGATGAGGATCTTCTGTCAAGCAGATTTGGTCAGACCCAGTTCAACTCAATTTGCGACAAACTACATCACCATCAATAACATCTTAAATAAGAAAGCTGAGTTGAGGCAACTTTTTACAAGTGAGGAATGGTATAATAGTCGATTCAGTGAATCAGAAGAGGGGAAGAGAATTGAAAGTCAGTCCTTGATCATAGATTTTGGGATACCATGGAAGGAGTGCAATCCATCAATGAGCCTTTGTATAGCATCCTGCGAATTGTTGACACAGAG ATATCAATATGAATATGAAACAGGGGTTGGCCACAATAAAGAGTTACTTTCAGGACTCCAATGCGTGTTTGAGAGGTTGAACCCAACTGGGGATAGAGGTTTGCAAGCATTTGGGGCTGAG GTGATAAATTTTAGAGACTGTAGAAAGACATTTCGCACTGAGATGGCCATCAAATCAAGAAAATCGATCCCCTTAGTAGAATGGTGGAATCTTCATGGTGATTCTGCCCCAAACTTGCAAAAAATTGCTATGCTTATATTGTCACAGATAGCATCATCATCGGCATGTGAGCAAAATTGGAGTACATTTTCTCTTATTCACACGAAACAAAGGAACTATCTCGCATATACTAGGCTGGAAAAGATTGTCTTTTGCTATtataatatgaaacttaagcTACGTAATGAAGAGGCCGAAATAAACAAGGTTGCAGAAAATGACTACATAGACCTTCTTGACATTCCAGGGCAACCATctgatgatgataataatccaattcaacaaTGGATTATGACAACTCACTTGGATGATGAACAAGGCAACCCTGATGCCGTTATAGCACAACATGCTGCCCAAGAAGGAGTTGATGTTGATAAAGTCATATCCGAAGATGTTAGGAGTGGAAATACTTCATCATTTGAAAGGGATATGCTTGGACCTCGGCAAGGTCAAAGACGTCCCTTGAGAGACGATGCCAGTGCTAGTAGAAAGGAAAGTTCATCCAATTCGTCGGATAATGATGGAGGAAGTAATGCTGGATCAGGAGGTAATGAAGAAGGAAGACAATATAGCCCATTTACTGTTGAGGATGATTTTACTCATGCCACCCAAGATGAGGATCATGGATGCAGAGAAGCTGGGCCAGGCATTGGCCCAATTGGGAAGCAATactcaaagaaaagaagccaACCAATCAATCCATCTGAAGAGGACATGGCGATCAGTTTTGGATCTATGAGGATAGGAACTAGACCTAGTACAAACTCAAATGAATCTTATGATGGCTATGGTTATGTCATGTCTGATTATAGTGGAACTAGTTATGGAGCTCAAGATGATGAAACATATTATGGACTTACTAGTTGGGTTAATCCTAACTATCCTATATATGGGAGGACAGTAGGGAGTTAA